ttagttggccgatacgttaggcccgattctaatttgtatgaagaatcggccgataccaaatcggcgtAATATGCACACTTCCATGTTCATACttaacagcccgaccaaactatcggccaactaaaagtcggtggtctgcgcctaggcttagaagAAGACCCGTTACACCCCTCTGCTTAGACTAAGCCTAGGTGCAGGCGCAGAACACCGagttttagtcggccgatagttgagccAGATTCTAATTTGTGTGAGGAATCGGTCGATACAAAATCGGcgcggcgtaatgtgcgcacttccatgtTCATACttaacagcccgaccaaactatgggccaactaaaagtcggtggtctgcgccaagGCTAACGGGATTTCTAAGCTTAATGCATATAACcccggcgtaatgtgcgcacttccatgtTCATACTTAAtagcccgaccaaactatcggccgacaaaaagtctttGGTCTGCGGGGAGTCTAACCTCTCCAAATAAAGGATTGGGTTAACCACTATAGTCCATCCAGTTGCGACGGGATTCAAACTACCGACTCTCGAATCGGCAATCTGACACAAAAAACGGTTATCGTCGCCAAAAAGTCAAACAGATGGAGCTGTCATCTTTCAGACAGTGTTTAACTAAGTCTACTACTTCGTTCATCTTTGTTTTATTAACGATTACACTGCAGTTATTTGTCCAGACGGGTCGATGCGACAATCTCTCGCAAAATAACAGCTGTTCGCGTTATCTGCTAACGCGGGCAGTTAATTTGATACTAGAGCCTTATCAGGAGATAACTGACACAGTTGCTTTAAGTAGCTTTTAAAACTCGTGTGCATTTTACACGTGCAATGGCGCTAATGATATGGATGAATAATTGTCAGTGCTGGTATAATTTGGAGTCCTGGAGTTCCGAGGATCAACTCCTgaacacacaaagtaatcaagcTGAAGTAGGTATAAAGATCTGTGCGAACCTGCATCATCTCGATTTTCCATCAAAGAAATATAGTTTCgtgcataattttaaatgtatacGGTTGCgttaaaaatacctacttgtTGAGACAACTTTAGTATCCACAATAAAAACATAAGTACATAAAAACCAGAATACATTTAGCCGTGAAGTCACATAAAAAGCCGGAAAATCACTACATTTCCTGTACACAGTAGCGGAACATTGATTGAAGTGCATTTGTAACAAAATAAGGAAAACTATTTATACACCTATGCCGTAATTTGGATCTGGTGACGATGACGATCCGTGATATTTCTCCGATTCTATTATTAAACATACTGATATcatttcttttaacataatATCTACTTACATACAATATTAGGTGTTTTTCCACTGCCCGCCGCGGCAATGGAGCGTCATAATGCATGTAATGACACGTTTATGGTCTAGTGAAAAAGTGTCCCCCATTTTTCCGAGCCATCGCCGGTAACCGCTAATGGAACGTCCGATGACAAGCCAAAAAGTCGTTGCTTTCAGGCGACGGAAACTCATTTTATTatagtaagtacctatgtatgtTATGAACTAGCTGACCCAGTGAACTTCGTATTCGGTCATCAATAATGTAGGATTCCAATGGTGAAAGAATTCTTCAaatcaatttgaaaattataaataacctgAAAAAATCGAAaagcctaaggcgggaattgaacccacgactttccgcttgccgggcgactgctcttgcAACTGCTTTTTCAAAACAGTCTAGTAGTTTCAGTCTTCTACCCACCAGAATGACAGAAAACATGGCTTAGAtttcaattaataataataatttaaaaaataatttaaaaaaatgaaggAAGTGGCCAAAATTTTTCAAGCTGGGTTTGGGATGCACGTGTGCCTTTTACTCACCTTTTTCGCCATAAACGGGAATATTTGAGAGTTCCTATTCTACTCTTAGCTACCAACGGCTTTTATACTTAGAggaaacataatttttaattgGATTATGTCTTCCTGGCTAGCCCGTAACGGTGCGCCCTGTCGGCCTTCTTTCTAGGGACTGGTGGCATCGGATACGAGCGGCTAGCGGTGATTTGAGTCAACTTAGTATTTAGTATGCCGACCGTATTTGTTACTGCCGTTTCCGCTTCTATGTACTTTCATGGCACACCTCCGTGGTCTAGTGGATTGCAACGGTGGTGGGTTCGCTTCTCAGTCAAATTAATGAGGAAaacactgtatgtacctacgtaacgcatttattgctttattatattatacctGTCAAATCAATATCTGAATGGTAAGATGCTTTTTCCAGTAGAATTTCAAATGATAGTTCATAAGCCGAAACTTGCCAATTTCCGCACTTATTCAAACGATTCAGACGAATGAACGAAAAGCAAAGTAAGTGAATTCACAATTCCTTCTTAACCGGAATTAGCTGACATAACGAACTAAAGAGGGTCAGAAATACCTAAAGAATTTTAGACATGTTACGTCATTAGTACGTCATTAAAAATCGTCGTCAAGGCTCACATGATTTAAAATGGCACTTTCGATCGATGAGAATACGAGGCCAGAATACAATGATGTGTACGGAACGGTTATTTCAACTGAAATCGTCTCATGTGATTATAATATGATGCCCAATCAAAACAGCAGGAGCTGTTGTTTATACTCTCGTGCTTCCCACACTTGAAGAGTAAAATAATCTTAACATGGATATTTTAGAAATTCACTATTAGGTATGATATGATGCTTGTTAATTAACATACAGTTTATTTATGATACCTCATTAACTTCAAAGGTATTTGAGATCTATATATGACCGTCAATAAATTGAAAACTTTTATTAGACCTCGTTtatcattttcataaaaaatctaaacaaaaTATAGCACCCTGTTTTCCTTGAAAACTAATCGAAAAAAACGAAAATATCGTCAATTTACATGTATTAGAGGTATGTGTAAGCCGTACAAGTGATAATTAACTTAAACTTGTCTACCATACTCTTTCTTAAGTCAGAATCAAGACAAGAAAACATCATCATGATTACATATCGCTGTAAACGCTATCGCAgtaataaagaaacaaaaaacaattaacaTACGCAACCTATTTCATTAACATTCGCGTTATGTAAAGTTTAATCACATCTCTTTGTTCGATGCGTGAATTTTTCTGCTACCTTGACCCTAGTATAGTTCTTTAGCCGTGACTTCGTCTGCGtgaattcagtttgtcacaaaaatatttatctctTAACTTATCAAAAAGATAGTCGTGAATTCTctgaaaaaaagtatttcatcATCTCAATCTCTCTTTTTTTAAAAGCATGAATATGAATTTGGAAACATCGAAACTTTATTCTATTTGGGACGAAAGgcagaaaaataaatagaattaaTAAATGAGGTCACGAGACCGTTCACCACGTCACAAAAAGTCGTGGTCAAGTGTTTACATGCCATAATCAGTCGCTTGTTTGCTTGATCGAACATTTCAATATCATTTCCAGTATATTTAATTGATtttcgtaaaggtagcaggaaggctctggatgcaggccactagtaactggccaatctggaaatatTGGTAGAGGCCTTATATTCAGCAATGGATGTCCTAAACGgaactattcctacctctcgttcccaccgatGCAACTCCTGTGAAGCCAGGATCTTTAGCTTGACTAccaaaaaaacccaaccagtgaaggtcaagtttgtctcggggaaaattaaactgtcattggacccgcagcgaaattaatcagaagaacataggaggagttcaaagttaaggttcgacttccctacCTATTTCAATAAATGTcgtgtggctgaaattatgattatcctaggggaaagttaaactgtcattggacccgcaacgaaattaatcagaagaacataggagttcgaagttaaggttcgatttctTAATTCCAATGGatgtcctgtagctgaaattacGATGATAAtggattatgatgatgatgattatgaatttTCTGCGAGATAAGAAGGTTACTTACTTGTCTAGCCTTTCAGATAAGCAGTACTGCCAGTGCGCACTATTGCTTCGCCACTCGCGCACGCGCCGTAATACTGGAGAGTTCAGTTCATCGCATATCATCTTTAAGGCCGCCTCCTCTAACACGTCTTGTATGGCTATTATCGATAGTCTGTAACAAGATGAAGATTGTAAATAGGTTCTACATTCATAGAttatttcatccacgaagacgcgctccaccaatttttggtcgagggaagcgcggggtgcggggcgtttgatccgagcaatccgagcgtcattattgtagtatgcgtgtgcactcatggataatttagcgtgtaccgataacactcaaatattaggggaagaatggtggggcgcgtcttcgtggatgaaaaaATCTATACCTTCTTTTTCAGGGCACAAAGCTCGTAGAAATGATGGCCGATGTTGGGACAAAACAGTTCTCAAGCTGCGACCACAGGCCGGGAAATCGGAACCGGAAAACGTAATAGCTATAGCTATGTGCATTATGCAGGCCTTCTACTCGGTGGACtcacgatctagtgaaggtcgtgggaaccACCTGAATgtggacagcgcaggaccggtccttGTGGAAATCCTATGGGAAGGCTTTGTCTAACAGTGGTCGCCTTTTGGATAAAATGAACTTTCTTATTTCATATAGCCAAAAATAGAATGAATGCATAAGAGGATTTCTTATCagattctgaaaaaaaaaaatacctgaaCTCTGACATGAAATTGAACCTAAAGTAACACCCACCATGTGAGATTGTTgatatagaaataaaaataatacgatAAAAGATAAAACAGTAGTATGATAGGTAATATCATCAATTTATTTCTGAGAACAACAATTTGCATTGATATGATAAATATCCTCTTTATCAGAGCGCCAGATAAGATGCATGTTTGCTGTATTTATGGccataaaattgtataaaatctttgattattaaattaacattaaattgtttaaaaagcTAATCAGTTATTATTGGTGTGGGAAATATATGTATGCAAATGTGTTCAACTCAACACTGCAATGGCAATgttatcataaaatattttaactatgaaagtcattaatattttaatgacaTAACAATATGAATTGTAAAATTACGATAGTCTGGTAATTAGCAAGTACTCATTGAATTAGTccaaatacatttgattttgattactttTATACTGGTGTTATGCACTCTCTTCTATGCCTTTAACATAAAAaaacgatataaaaataaaaagaactcacttgttttccaaaataGTCCTACACACCACTTCCCTGACTCCTGGATTAGTAATTTTATCTATGCTCAGCTGGTGCAGGTTCCATGAAGCGAGACGGCAACACTTCACTCCGTCCCTCTCATACGTGAACACTTCTTCGACCACAGGCCTATGAGAATACGCTGAGAGTAAATCTAATATATCATTCACAGGGGCCGCAGCAAACCCGTTTGGTAACGTCACTAAAAACTTTGTTGGCATTGATAAACTCTTTCTATGGGGTGTCTTCGGGGTGCTTGTAGCCCCATAAGATAGAGATTCGTTTATTGACGGATCTCTCCATCCATTAGCGTAGCCATTTAACTGTTGTGCACTTTCGCATTTACGTGGTTCCAGACTCAAGTGTTGCTTCACTGTGCTCAACCTCACAATGTCCATTCCTCGGACTTTTATTAAATCGTCTAAGGATTTGAATGGGCCTTTTTTGTTGCGGTAGTCGACGATATTGGCTGCTAGCTCTTGATTGAGGCCAGGTACGCACTGCAGTTGGAACACACTGGAGGAGTTGACGGAGCAGAGTTTGCTTTCGTTGTTGAGACGGACACTGTCCAAGGAATGGGTGCAGGAGCTAGCCCTGGATAGCTGTCTCCGAGTGTTCGTGCATATCTCTGGTCTTAACAACTCCAGTTTTTCAGCTCCAATACCTAAAATGTATTTGTTAGTTTAATATCTAATTGAAACAAACCAAAAACTAAATGATGAAAAGAGTTCACTTCATCTGCTTATAGTTTTTTTTGACTGATCGCATGATAAAaccacaaaacaaaaaaaaaatgaaacaaaaaaaatacaataagtaACCTATTGTAATTCTCTTCTTTTTACAACCAATTTAAAGGAAGGCTGCTTTTAGAAAGTTATCGTATTTTTTAAGGctgtgaaataattatttttgactcTAGCTTTCAATTAACTAGCCACTCAAAAGGTtcttatattaaaattattaactttattattCAAGTCTTGTAAAAATTGTAAAGGTAGGCAATTGGAAGTTTTATACCAAGTTCCAAGGTGAATACCAATATTTGTgttgtttgtaaacaaaacAGTGCTAGCAACCATGTATCATGTTAGTTTAATATTTATCTACATATGCTAAATATCTAATaattgaaactaaaattactttaattGGACTATAATTATGTGGTGTtaggatatagaattttatcatgagatgatcatgttgctggcaggttttattttaaaagtaaacagcaatagaataaagtttgaaaataatgacaggtGTAGAAAAGCGAGACAATGTGACATTGTATCATTGTATTATTGAATTTCGATAGattcagttgtaaatgttttaatatttaatatgtaatagattttgataatagtttaataataaagtgtgtgtgagtattgaagtggcgttattatgattgaataacctcccaggagttgtgtggagaggcacactcctcgaacaggttatgggcccagcatACGTATCCAGAGGGCTGTAAGAATTATCTCTTGAATAAGAAGAATGAAAGTGAAAGATCTATCctgattttgtttttgaaaattttacaatatgtcggaagaaaattttaaattatcaacgTTATCAAAAGGAGAAGACTATACAAACTGGAAGAAGAAATTGATATTGTTATTGACAGCGAAAGATATAGATTGTGTTTTGGAAGATAATGGTGTTTATGAAGAAAGAGTTACTGATGTTTTTGAAGATAGAGTTGAAGATGTTGAAGTTGATGGTGGAAATACTGAGAATATTGAAGATTGtattgaagaaaatataaatttgagAGGGGAGGTTAGAGAAGATTCAGCTGTTGAAGACAGTGATGGTTTAAGGATTTTACCAAATAGAGAGAGGAGATTACCTTCTAGGCTAATGGATTATGATTTAGAGAGttcgtttttaacttttacggAAGTTTTGAGTAGTGTTGATAAAGATTTATGGAAGAAAGCAATTGATGAAGAAAAAGAATCTTTAGAGAAGAATAAAACATGGGAAATTGTAGAAAGGCAGGAAGcaggaaatagaaaaataatatcaagtaaATGGATTTTTACAATAAAGCCTGGTGGAAGATATAAGGCTAGATTAGTGGCAAGaggttttttacaaaagtataaCATTGATTATAAAGAAACATATAGTCCAGTGGTAAACACAACAAGTGTTAGATTGTTGTTGGCTATTGCAGCTCAACAAGGGTTTAAAATAAAGCAGTTCGACGTGAAAACAGCATTTTTATATGGGGaattaaatgaagatatttttatggAGATACCTTTAGGATACAACATAAAGGACAAAGAAAATAAGGtgtgtaaattaaagaaaagtttGTACGGGTTGAAGCAAGCGCCACTTATGTGGAATAAGAGGTTGACGGAATTTTTGAAGAAATTGGGATTGATACAAATGAAATTAGATCCATGtgtgtttcataataaaaataaaaatatatacttaGCAATTTACGTAGATGATGGTATTTTAATTGGTAAGGATgaaatatgtttaaataaaataataaatcaattagaaACGGAATTTGAAATGCGGAAATTTGATAAAACTGAAAAGTTTATAGGTTTTGATGTgttaattgaagaaaattttataaaaatttttcaggaaagttatataaatcaacttttagataaatttaaatacaaaagctTAAAAGATAGTAGTCATCCAGATATTTTGATAGATACACATCAAGAGGGGAaaggtggtgatgatgatgtgcaTCGTTATAGGCAATTAATCGGCTCGTTGTTGTATTTAGTGAACAAAACAAGATTAGATCTGTCGTTTCATGTTGGTTATTGTAGTAGACATCAGGAACATCCTAATTTGAatgattttgcaaatattaaaaacatttttagatatattaaaaatacagttaGCAGTGGTATAAAATATGTTCGTGGCAGCGATCTAAGTTTAAAAGCATATTGTGATGCAGACTTTGCAGGTGATCCTGATACTAGGAAGAGCACGACTGGTTTTGTAGTGTTTTATGGTGGTGGTCCGATTCACTGGTGTTCTCGCAAACAGTCAGTAACTGCTTTGTCTAGTACTGAGGCTGAATATATATCTGCAGCCGAGTGTATAAAAGATCTGCTTTACATTCAGAGTTTGATTCATGAGTTGACAGGGGAGTTACCAAAAACACAATTGTTTGTTGATAATCAATCAGCAATAGTTTTGATTAAAAACGGAATCTTAAATAGGAGGAGCAAGCACATTGATGTGAAATACCATTTTATTAAGGAGAAATTAGataaaaatttattagaaatttaTTATTGTCCTACTAAAGACAATTTGGCTgatattttaactaaaccaCTGGATAGAACAAAGTTTTTGAGACTTAGACAATGTATAGTGAGTGATACATAGTGGACATTTGTGATGTGACGAATTATGTAGGTTTATTAGAATATAAGGTTTTTGGGAGTTaacttgaaattttaattttaagttagttatgtaaggtgtttaggttaattaattcaaaagtaTATTTGTTGTATGGTTGTATTGGGTAAGTTAGTTAAGTTGGGTTTTAAGGAGTAGATAGGTAGTTGTTATGATTATATAAAGTTAAAATTCAGAGGGGATGTtaggatatagaattttatcatgagatgatcatgttgctggcaggttttattttaaaagtaaacagcaatagaataaagtttgaaaataatgacaggtGTAGAAAAGCGAGACAATGTGACATTGTATCATTGTATTATTGAATTTCGATAGattcagttgtaaatgttttaatatttaatatgtaatagattttgataatagtttaataataaagtgtgtgtGAGTATTGAAGTGGCGTTATTATGATTGAATAACCTCCCAGGAGTTGTGTGGAGAGGCACACTCCTCGAACATGTGGTTCTTAACAACTGAAGTCAATTATTGTGTCAACCTTGTTTAACTGGTTTATGTTGTccataattatgtttaaattattaattaagcaGTGCCTATCTGTTAAGCaatattaaataacaatataaaTTATCTAGAGCCAGTTATATCTTGTTTCTAGACACAAATTGATATCTTTGTTTAGTCATAACAAGGCTTGCATCTGTGAGTTATTATCAAGTAGGTAGTAACTCTGATTTGAGTCAGATTGATTATCATCGCGATTTAGTAAAGACAAAGACACACGTAATCATTTGCGAATTTTACGTTACCCGAGACGAGCGCGAGGTCGTCAACTCGCTTGAAGCGGCCGATCATCTGCCGGTGGCGGACGATCTCCCGCGCCAGCTGCCTGTTCACCCCTGGCAACGTCATCAACTGCTCCTCCGTCGCCGTGTTCACGTTCATCAACTCAGGGTACTCCTCAGACGGCGGCAAACTAAACGTATGACTCAAACTAGACTTGTTCAACTTATTCTTCCTCACGAACCCCCTGAACGACCTCTGCCGGCCGCTCTTACTCCTCACGGAACTCGGACTTTGCCCCATATTATCACTCGAAATCAACTATCGATCATAACACCAACAATTTCACTGGAGACATGAAAAAACTAATTATAGATTATCACGCCACACACAGTATAACCCGCGATTATATAATTTACACACGAGCTGAACTTAATCACCTCCTGTTGCACTCATCACGTTTTTTCCTAACAATACAATTTATTcggtcataaaataaaaactactgaaagcAGCCAACACAGCTTCCCTCCATCACCGAATCCGCCACAATGACAAATGTCAATGACATGACAGCCAAATGTCACATTGACGTTTACACTGACAGCTGTAAATTACATCTTTTATAAAAAATCAGCAAAGAAATACTTTACTATACCGATtcaagattttataaaaataaactactATAATAGTACGAAAAAGTAGAGCAGCGAGTATTCTACCACTACGTTACTACGATAATCAGTAATTTATCTTGTTATATCTAGAAAAAATTATAATCACTGATtacattgtggaaatccttggggaaggcctttgtccagcagtggacgtctttcggctgaaacgaacgaacactgAACAAAGGGCAACTTCCGTTTTCCAATCCATTCGTCGGCCTCGATGagtattgccaacatcaaaaAAGAACAAGAGATCATAGAGCAAAGTAAGAAGAGATTATCCATGAGAGAAGTGAGAGAACAGAGAAACTATGTGCGACTTCGATCCCGatttcaactttataaaaatctgCAGTTCTTCTGATTTCGGAATATAtttagtaaatatttatgacttGGAAAGATACAGCATTGGTTCGAAgatatgaaaaaataacaagacCATCTTGATCAGAACAGTTTGGTTGATAATTTATTTGAATAATTCTCTGTACAATGTCGCCAAAAAGCTTAGAATTAATAAACCTCTAACATTGTAGGCTACAATATAACGTTTAGGCAAATAACACTGCGTTACCTTTGTAAAGAAACACTATTTACAGAGGCGAGTGTGGAAGTGAAGTGAACTGTGCCTGTAGACAATGTAACTTCGCTACGAAGCGAAAGGCTATCGAATCGCTTTTGATATACTTAGTACGTTTACGTTGGCCCAGATGGCGCTATACTAACTTAGCGGAGTGGTTGGCAAAGACAAACATGATTCCGCAGTCAATTTTACGCTTTCTACACAATTATTCTGGTAATTGATTCAATTAGCGATCGTTACATTATCTAGGGCACATAAGAGATACACGAGAGCCCCAGCATAGCAAACAGCATGAACAGTAAGTGAGACATAACTACCCACAGATTAGTTTGTGGACTATAGAAATGTCTTACAGCGCGAGGTTTTAGGCAAATACGTACGAATTCACAACTGTATTTGCTTTCATTTAGTTATTATATTATGCATTTCACGCCTAAACTGGTAGCAAATACGTTTGAGACCTAGGGTCCAAACGTTTTGCGTACTGAGATTACACAGGGTGACAATGGTTTACGATATGAGATAGGATAAAACCATCAAAACCGTTAATGCTGTTCGCTACGCTAGCGTCTCTCCTACAGTAGGTTTTCCATCGGTAGCTGATGTGAACTCTCAAACCCACCAGTTTTCTCAAGATCACTGTCTGCTTTTACATTTTTTCTTTTACtcatattaaaatttttattacacTCGCATCGTCGGTTTCACGTTTCATGGCTGCCATTTCAGTATCCTTCTATATGTTTTTACTCTTTTTAGGCATTCATAAGGCAAATagtatatgaaaaaatcattttatttacaaaatctgcTTAGCATTATAAAGGTTATCGGTTTATGAATGCGATAACTTCAATTTTATTGGATTTCATGTCATAAAAAACGATGATTTCTTTTCAATATTTACACTTGCCCTTTCTAGAAAATATGTATTCTTTCGAGACCTTTTCTTGCATCAGAAACGAACCGACGGCTAAATAACGTAATTAACAACTAAAATGTTCTATTAAATATCGATCTATTCTATTGCGAAGCGTAACAAAAACTATCGATTGAGAATCTAATATTAAATCACTATAAGCTTTAGCAGTCGCAGACTGCTGGATCAACAATGTAGGTATTCGCTCATACAACCAACAGGCTTAACGCCCTTGAAACTGTTCctgtcattttaattttaatcggTGATAATAAACAACTTTAAAAAGAGAATGTGCCATTTTTGATGCTTCACAAATATTAAGTTacataaaaaaacaacaaaacaaaaaaataataatcgttACATTCGTACCCCGAACAAATCGGggattaaattatatttttattgtattattaatattatcctattttttattactttatgtcTATTGAGGATGATAAGTGGCTAATACATAAAAAGAGACGTTTTGTTCTATATAAAAACACATATCACAGaaagaaaatgtaattaaaaactgatattttgaCTAGTATAaaaagtagagatgaaacggatagttgtttggccggataccggataccggatatccggccagcttctaggccggatagccggatatccggcggccggatagttggcccattgtctcgttgcatgtcgtgacgagtttagcgaagcacaggtgcttcgaacgcgaccagtgggtctattagtagactagactagtcaaacttttcaaaaatctaatccgtccgaatagaatgtcagattttgccacttgtctagggggcagataaatccgggcgatttcggttgccttCGTGAGTGTGT
This genomic interval from Ostrinia nubilalis chromosome 3, ilOstNubi1.1, whole genome shotgun sequence contains the following:
- the LOC135088052 gene encoding endonuclease/exonuclease/phosphatase family domain-containing protein 1-like is translated as MGQSPSSVRSKSGRQRSFRGFVRKNKLNKSSLSHTFSLPPSEEYPELMNVNTATEEQLMTLPGVNRQLAREIVRHRQMIGRFKRVDDLALVSGIGAEKLELLRPEICTNTRRQLSRASSCTHSLDSVRLNNESKLCSVNSSSVFQLQCVPGLNQELAANIVDYRNKKGPFKSLDDLIKVRGMDIVRLSTVKQHLSLEPRKCESAQQLNGYANGWRDPSINESLSYGATSTPKTPHRKSLSMPTKFLVTLPNGFAAAPVNDILDLLSAYSHRPVVEEVFTYERDGVKCCRLASWNLHQLSIDKITNPGVREVVCRTILENKLSIIAIQDVLEEAALKMICDELNSPVLRRVREWRSNSAHWQYCLSERLDNQYLGFIFEATNKGITIEDLDLDQVSLLTEASGVQRLVDELLALRGERYIAESRAFLICGRPTILVNVFCEGSLSEAECERLSRVAELAAAVSIQLVFLGEFRDWDNVLALRTCQPLLDEQISTTVDAQYTGLTTILHPGVVEKSHFNGHAGVVKSGLSHLAIPRGWSWGGPASPFCPVWAEIKVPD